In the genome of Anaerolineae bacterium, one region contains:
- a CDS encoding serine/threonine protein kinase, translating into MPTNLQPGDILRERYKIAGLIGAGGMGAVYLADDTRLVGRQCAIKETQLLPTLNERVIQAARKQFYQEASTLARLDHPGLPKVSDFFSIDERDYLVMDFVPGQDLLEIVNRVRREGRFLDQITVLDWADQLSDTLAYLHSRQPPVLHRDLKPANVKLTPDNRLKLVDFGLVKPLDPDDPSTLTGLQGAGSLPYAPLEQYVDHLGHTDARSDLYALGATLYHLLSGIQPTSAQERFLAPESLPPLREVNPDISPGVADAIAAAMALHPKDRPSSITHWRQMCRSSISTAPMDSSQTSNRNWPLFVRENWWLIGLAIVLLAASWWVTFAQ; encoded by the coding sequence TTGCCCACAAATCTCCAACCTGGCGACATATTACGCGAACGATATAAAATTGCCGGCTTGATTGGGGCCGGGGGGATGGGCGCGGTTTATCTGGCCGATGATACCCGGCTGGTGGGACGTCAATGCGCCATCAAAGAAACTCAACTCCTGCCGACCCTTAATGAGAGGGTCATTCAAGCTGCGCGCAAACAGTTTTACCAGGAAGCCTCAACCCTGGCCCGACTGGACCATCCCGGCCTGCCCAAAGTGAGCGATTTTTTCTCCATTGATGAACGTGATTACCTGGTGATGGACTTTGTGCCCGGCCAGGATTTATTGGAAATCGTTAACCGCGTTCGCCGCGAGGGCCGGTTTTTGGACCAAATCACTGTTTTAGATTGGGCCGACCAATTGAGCGATACTCTGGCCTATCTGCACTCGCGCCAGCCGCCGGTGCTGCATCGTGACCTCAAGCCGGCCAATGTTAAATTGACCCCGGACAATCGCCTCAAACTGGTTGATTTTGGCCTGGTCAAACCGCTCGACCCCGATGACCCCAGCACCCTGACCGGCCTGCAAGGCGCGGGCAGCCTGCCCTACGCCCCCCTGGAGCAGTATGTTGACCATTTGGGCCATACCGATGCCCGTTCCGACCTGTACGCCCTGGGGGCCACGCTCTACCACCTGTTATCCGGTATCCAACCGACCAGCGCCCAGGAACGTTTCCTGGCGCCGGAATCTCTGCCGCCGCTGCGAGAAGTCAATCCTGATATTTCGCCCGGCGTGGCCGACGCCATTGCTGCGGCGATGGCCCTTCATCCCAAAGATCGTCCTTCTTCCATAACGCATTGGCGGCAAATGTGCCGCAGTTCCATCTCTACTGCGCCGATGGACTCCAGCCAAACCTCCAATCGTAATTGGCCCCTGTTTGTGCGCGAAAACTGGTGGCTGATTGGCCTGGCGATTGTTTTGCTGGCGGCGTCGTGGTGGGTGACGTTTGCTCAATGA